Proteins encoded together in one Caballeronia sp. NK8 window:
- a CDS encoding DUF2169 domain-containing protein, giving the protein MEFRNLTPLHAMAFNAVDIPGNEFHVVVLKAGYELIGRTPDPQNPITHECVLLEGDDALPLVMADEYEGEVGLSSVREESDLAPFKPACDVIVRATAHAPGGTPAASWEAGLWLWDRSRCMIEKSIGISGPRVWASGLFGWSLSRATPIVTLPVRWEYAFGGRSYVESKRDSGDVLINEACFSNPIGCGWIERRFPALATHKESRSSTDVLQSVEQRDGVGFVRAAQIESMDKPQNELVVARHPEEEADAFHMSTIASNYGVSPVGLGVVGRAWAPRLALAGTYDDEWLRARWPYLPQNFDFRYWNSAPADQQIPWPQSDFAFELINLAHPSCTLSGHLIARLPGHRAVTALRLANGAIFPVQMPLDTIVIDAEQMRVSLTWRAIFPLTPEVRVCEARFETDPTAPLLRYADNSFTHPERKQWQTT; this is encoded by the coding sequence ATGGAATTCCGAAACCTGACGCCATTGCACGCGATGGCGTTCAATGCCGTCGACATACCTGGCAACGAGTTTCATGTAGTCGTACTCAAAGCAGGTTACGAGCTTATAGGACGAACACCCGATCCACAGAATCCGATCACGCACGAGTGTGTTCTCCTGGAAGGCGATGACGCGCTTCCACTTGTGATGGCCGACGAGTATGAAGGAGAAGTGGGTCTGAGCAGTGTCAGAGAGGAAAGTGATCTCGCTCCCTTCAAGCCTGCATGTGACGTCATTGTTCGTGCCACGGCCCATGCACCGGGTGGAACACCCGCGGCTTCCTGGGAAGCGGGGCTTTGGCTGTGGGATCGCAGTCGATGCATGATCGAAAAATCAATCGGCATCAGTGGCCCGCGCGTTTGGGCGAGTGGCCTGTTTGGGTGGAGTCTGAGCCGAGCGACACCGATCGTTACCCTGCCCGTCCGTTGGGAATATGCGTTTGGCGGTCGAAGCTACGTGGAATCCAAACGTGATTCCGGTGATGTCCTCATCAACGAAGCATGCTTCAGTAATCCTATTGGATGTGGATGGATCGAGCGGCGCTTTCCCGCCTTGGCCACGCATAAGGAAAGCCGTTCTTCCACGGACGTTCTGCAATCTGTCGAGCAACGCGATGGCGTTGGATTCGTTCGTGCGGCCCAAATCGAATCGATGGATAAGCCACAGAATGAACTCGTGGTTGCGCGTCATCCGGAGGAAGAAGCCGATGCGTTTCACATGTCGACCATCGCATCGAATTACGGCGTCTCACCGGTCGGCCTCGGAGTAGTTGGTCGTGCGTGGGCGCCACGGCTGGCTCTGGCGGGCACCTACGATGACGAATGGCTCAGGGCTCGCTGGCCTTACCTGCCTCAGAACTTCGATTTTCGTTATTGGAACAGCGCGCCCGCCGACCAGCAGATTCCTTGGCCTCAATCGGACTTCGCCTTCGAGTTGATCAATCTCGCGCATCCGTCTTGCACGCTTTCGGGCCATCTCATCGCCAGGTTACCCGGTCATCGCGCGGTAACCGCGCTTCGGCTCGCCAATGGAGCGATTTTTCCAGTGCAGATGCCGCTGGACACGATCGTTATCGACGCGGAGCAGATGCGCGTATCGCTCACTTGGCGAGCCATTTTTCCGCTGACACCCGAAGTGCGAGTGTGCGAAGCAAGATTCGAAACCGACCCGACTGCACCGTTGCTTCGCTATGCAGACAACTCATTCACCCATCCTGAGAGGAAGCAATGGCAGACAACGTGA
- a CDS encoding TonB-dependent receptor, with product MRSMQRLPARAHPFKPRAGLRLVFGSAFASITVAAWAQTPPADTAEAPAPASAAVAQTDTPPNTELPSIIVVGTTPLMGVGTPLEKVPANVQTIKGADIEAQHSSTVTDYLQKNVVSVDTNDAQGNPSQTDINYRGFTASPLLGTPQGLSVFMDGVRINEPFGDVVNWDLIPQAAIQTMQIIPGSNPTFGLNTLGGAVAVQTKNGRSNPGGNVDLSFGSWGRKVAQIEQGGVIGDHLDYYFTANLTNDNGWADHNSSRLRQAFGKIRYTDADTTISVSMGGADNTLNGSQTIPRSFMDNFRQAYTFPDTNENQVGYLTINAEHYFTPNIQLSGNVYYRHYRNKNVSSNVNDDFDPNGDDADELTQAFNDQSVIVTDSYGASLQLTLLNKLFGKDNQLILGAAGDFANSHFTQSSQPAEFTDTRATIGLGPFVPQTDANTRNENWGIYFENTLSFNEQWSMTLAGRYNWAKATIGDESGVQPLLDGNHTFSRFNPAIGFNWNPTPSFTAYATYNEGMRSPTAIELACADPAAPCSLPNDFIADPDLKPVISKTFEIGARGRVGSHTTWSAAAYSTTLTDDIQFVSSQGAASTLGYFQNVGKTRRQGFELAGRTQWGPVGVAASYSYVNATYRSTWTESSASNSSADGDGNITVHSGDRIPGIPANTVKMRVDYNPIPRWNIGTNLTYRSNIFARGDENNQDANGSVAGYFLIDLDTTYNVTKQLQVYATVKNLLNKRYANFAILGENFFNGPNHTFNGADTVNEQFLGVGAPRGVWVGMRYAWK from the coding sequence ATGAGAAGCATGCAGCGCCTGCCCGCGCGCGCGCATCCGTTCAAACCCCGAGCAGGATTGCGGCTCGTCTTCGGCAGCGCGTTTGCGAGCATCACCGTGGCCGCGTGGGCGCAGACGCCCCCAGCCGATACCGCCGAAGCGCCCGCCCCGGCATCGGCAGCCGTCGCGCAGACCGATACGCCGCCGAACACGGAGCTGCCTTCGATCATCGTCGTCGGCACCACGCCGCTCATGGGCGTCGGCACACCGCTCGAAAAAGTGCCGGCCAACGTGCAGACGATCAAGGGCGCCGATATCGAAGCGCAGCATTCGTCGACCGTCACCGATTATCTGCAGAAGAACGTCGTGAGTGTCGATACCAACGACGCGCAAGGCAACCCGTCGCAAACCGACATCAACTATCGCGGCTTCACGGCCTCGCCCTTGCTCGGCACGCCGCAAGGCCTCTCGGTGTTCATGGACGGCGTGCGAATCAACGAGCCCTTCGGCGATGTCGTCAACTGGGATCTGATTCCGCAGGCCGCGATCCAGACGATGCAGATCATCCCCGGTTCGAATCCGACCTTCGGCCTCAACACGCTCGGCGGCGCGGTCGCGGTGCAGACCAAGAACGGCCGCAGCAATCCCGGCGGCAACGTCGATCTGAGCTTCGGCTCGTGGGGGCGCAAGGTCGCGCAGATCGAACAGGGCGGCGTGATCGGCGATCATCTCGACTATTACTTCACCGCGAACCTCACCAACGATAACGGCTGGGCGGACCACAATTCGAGCCGCCTGCGTCAGGCCTTCGGCAAGATTCGCTACACCGACGCCGATACGACCATCTCCGTTTCGATGGGCGGCGCCGACAACACCCTGAACGGCTCGCAGACGATCCCGCGCTCGTTCATGGACAACTTCCGGCAGGCTTACACGTTTCCGGACACCAACGAGAATCAGGTCGGCTATCTGACGATCAACGCGGAGCATTACTTCACGCCGAACATCCAGTTGAGCGGAAACGTGTACTACCGGCACTATCGAAACAAGAACGTGAGCTCCAACGTCAACGATGATTTCGACCCGAACGGCGACGATGCCGACGAACTCACGCAAGCCTTCAACGATCAGTCGGTGATCGTGACGGACAGCTATGGCGCGAGCCTGCAGCTCACGCTGCTCAACAAGCTGTTCGGCAAGGATAACCAACTGATTCTCGGCGCGGCGGGCGACTTCGCCAATTCGCATTTCACGCAGTCGTCGCAGCCGGCGGAATTCACCGACACGCGCGCGACCATCGGCCTGGGTCCGTTCGTGCCGCAGACCGACGCGAATACGCGCAACGAAAACTGGGGCATCTACTTCGAGAACACGCTGTCGTTCAACGAGCAATGGTCGATGACGCTCGCCGGCCGCTACAACTGGGCGAAGGCGACGATCGGCGACGAAAGCGGCGTGCAGCCGCTGCTCGATGGTAATCACACGTTCTCGCGCTTCAATCCCGCCATCGGCTTCAACTGGAATCCGACGCCGTCCTTCACCGCCTACGCGACCTACAACGAAGGCATGCGCTCGCCGACCGCTATCGAGCTTGCGTGCGCGGACCCGGCGGCGCCCTGCTCGCTGCCCAACGATTTCATCGCGGACCCGGACCTGAAGCCCGTTATCTCGAAGACCTTCGAGATCGGCGCGCGCGGGCGCGTCGGCAGTCATACGACGTGGAGCGCCGCGGCCTATAGCACGACGCTCACCGACGACATCCAGTTCGTCAGCAGCCAGGGCGCGGCCAGCACACTCGGCTATTTCCAGAACGTCGGCAAGACGCGCCGGCAAGGCTTCGAGCTGGCAGGGCGCACGCAATGGGGACCGGTCGGCGTCGCGGCGAGCTACAGCTATGTCAACGCGACGTATCGTTCGACGTGGACCGAAAGCAGCGCCAGCAACTCGAGCGCGGACGGCGACGGCAACATCACCGTGCATTCGGGCGATCGCATTCCGGGCATTCCGGCGAACACCGTGAAGATGCGCGTCGACTACAACCCGATCCCGCGCTGGAACATCGGCACGAATCTCACGTATCGCAGCAATATCTTCGCGCGCGGCGACGAGAACAATCAGGACGCGAACGGCAGCGTCGCAGGCTATTTCCTGATCGATCTCGATACGACCTACAACGTGACCAAGCAACTGCAGGTCTACGCGACGGTGAAGAACCTGCTGAACAAGCGCTACGCGAACTTCGCGATTCTCGGCGAGAACTTCTTCAACGGGCCGAATCACACGTTCAACGGAGCGGACACCGTCAACGAGCAGTTCCTCGGCGTCGGTGCGCCGCGCGGGGTGTGGGTGGGGATGCGTTACGCGTGGAAGTGA
- a CDS encoding ATP-binding protein — protein MPSESLPTLAKDVDRPAPRSSVWRDLAWVLAATLVAGALFARFDFSEFAYRWTRSAERFQLDELPPTLVVLAVGFAWFAWRRYREAQSEVRRRRALEEEAEHLLAENRRLANQALAAQETERRHLARELHDELGQYLNAMSLDAGRIRDLSAGREAEIHRLSLALMQSATHVYREIGGMIRKLRPIGLDEFGLPTALEHCVEGWRERLPDATFTLAVDGDFDNLSDALNITLYRLVQEGLTNVSKFARTSRVEIYLARAPEEIVVTMADDGPGVDLSKPRVGLGLIGMRERVEALGGEFQIASEPGAGFLFCARVPAQAGLR, from the coding sequence ATGCCATCCGAATCCTTGCCCACTCTCGCAAAAGACGTCGACCGTCCCGCGCCGCGCTCGTCGGTATGGCGCGATCTCGCGTGGGTGCTGGCCGCCACGCTCGTGGCCGGCGCGCTGTTCGCGCGTTTTGATTTCAGCGAGTTCGCGTATCGCTGGACGCGCAGCGCCGAACGCTTTCAGCTCGACGAACTTCCGCCGACGCTCGTCGTGCTCGCCGTCGGCTTCGCATGGTTCGCGTGGCGGCGTTATCGCGAGGCGCAGTCGGAAGTGCGCCGGCGGCGCGCGCTGGAGGAAGAGGCCGAGCATCTGCTGGCCGAGAACCGGCGCCTCGCAAACCAGGCGCTCGCCGCGCAGGAGACCGAGCGCCGCCATCTCGCGCGCGAACTGCACGACGAGCTCGGTCAATACCTCAACGCGATGTCGCTCGATGCGGGGCGCATCCGCGATCTGTCGGCGGGGCGCGAGGCGGAGATTCATCGGCTTTCGCTGGCGCTGATGCAAAGCGCGACGCATGTGTATCGCGAGATCGGCGGGATGATCCGCAAGCTGCGTCCGATCGGGCTCGATGAATTCGGCTTGCCGACCGCGCTAGAACATTGCGTCGAGGGCTGGCGCGAGCGCTTGCCCGATGCGACCTTCACGCTCGCCGTCGACGGCGATTTCGACAATCTGAGCGATGCGCTCAACATCACGCTTTACCGGCTCGTGCAGGAAGGGCTGACGAATGTGTCGAAGTTCGCGCGGACCTCGCGCGTGGAGATTTATCTGGCGCGCGCGCCGGAGGAAATCGTCGTGACGATGGCCGATGACGGACCGGGCGTCGATCTGTCGAAGCCGCGCGTGGGGCTGGGCCTGATCGGCATGCGCGAGCGCGTGGAAGCACTCGGAGGAGAGTTTCAGATTGCGAGCGAGCCGGGGGCGGGGTTTTTGTTCTGTGCGCGCGTGCCGGCTCAGGCGGGACTGCGTTGA
- a CDS encoding DUF4150 domain-containing protein, translating into MADNVIARKDRNWTIVSLMPDVCKTPVGGSTPPVPYPVTATLASSAGVISTVRANGHALFVFDASYAPETNGDQAGSANGVASNTVGAKCSPIEKSSTVRAQGKYVVRHGDMFWMNGE; encoded by the coding sequence ATGGCAGACAACGTGATCGCCCGAAAGGATCGCAACTGGACCATCGTTTCATTGATGCCAGATGTATGCAAGACACCGGTGGGAGGGAGCACACCACCCGTGCCCTATCCCGTGACGGCGACCCTTGCGAGCAGCGCAGGCGTGATCTCCACTGTGCGTGCCAACGGGCACGCGCTGTTTGTCTTCGACGCGAGTTATGCGCCAGAGACGAATGGCGACCAGGCCGGATCGGCCAACGGAGTTGCAAGCAATACTGTCGGAGCCAAGTGCAGCCCCATTGAGAAGAGCAGTACCGTGCGCGCGCAAGGCAAATACGTTGTGCGACATGGCGACATGTTCTGGATGAACGGTGAATAG
- a CDS encoding Imm70 family immunity protein has product MTIGIRTASIVTEIGAASFLNAFFSTVQGLLEQAGRGSRFPVISIDFYDGMVPSSKIKIALEELAEIQKELSKYSPSSIIWDIDDRTKEPPWGDDISEDITSLSNYFVTSTGRDLFETFLEIFRFAEKKECSVLIEKI; this is encoded by the coding sequence ATGACTATTGGCATTCGTACGGCTTCGATCGTGACAGAAATCGGTGCGGCGAGCTTCCTTAACGCTTTTTTTTCTACGGTTCAGGGTTTACTGGAACAAGCCGGTCGAGGGAGCCGATTCCCCGTCATTTCGATTGATTTTTACGATGGCATGGTGCCGTCAAGCAAAATAAAGATCGCGCTTGAGGAATTGGCAGAAATTCAGAAGGAATTATCAAAATATAGCCCTTCGTCGATAATATGGGATATCGACGATCGAACGAAGGAGCCGCCTTGGGGCGACGATATAAGTGAAGATATAACTTCACTCTCCAATTATTTTGTCACTAGCACAGGTCGCGATCTCTTCGAAACATTCCTCGAAATATTTAGATTTGCAGAAAAAAAAGAATGTTCTGTCTTAATAGAAAAAATTTAA
- a CDS encoding GAD-like domain-containing protein produces the protein MEEFGEAAHRVEVPDRAIGKWRGKLPERLLSFWKDEGWSGYSDGLFWTVDPDDYEDLVDEWLDGTPLEQVDAFHAIARTAFGELFLFGESTGRSLKIAPLVNSIFIRNLTRKKPDQLDLSLRAFFGLDKATCDLQDESGKPLFARALSRLGAVEPDEMYAFEPALIAGGKMVIDGLAKVKLDQHLTILRQLSPPTFPFCKDLNELISKL, from the coding sequence ATCGAAGAATTTGGCGAAGCGGCGCATCGGGTAGAGGTTCCTGATAGAGCAATTGGTAAATGGCGTGGGAAGCTTCCCGAACGACTGCTCTCCTTCTGGAAGGATGAGGGCTGGAGTGGCTATTCAGATGGACTGTTCTGGACCGTCGACCCTGACGATTATGAAGATCTGGTCGACGAATGGCTTGACGGAACGCCCTTGGAACAAGTCGACGCATTCCATGCTATTGCTCGAACAGCATTTGGGGAACTGTTCCTATTCGGCGAATCCACCGGCCGCAGCCTTAAAATTGCGCCGCTAGTAAATTCGATTTTTATTAGGAATCTAACGCGAAAAAAGCCAGATCAACTGGACCTTTCGCTAAGGGCATTTTTCGGCCTGGATAAAGCAACCTGTGATCTTCAAGATGAATCCGGCAAACCGCTGTTTGCGCGGGCCTTGAGCAGACTAGGCGCAGTCGAGCCTGACGAGATGTACGCTTTTGAGCCTGCATTGATTGCCGGCGGAAAGATGGTGATCGACGGTCTGGCCAAGGTCAAACTCGACCAGCATTTGACAATCCTACGCCAATTATCGCCCCCGACTTTTCCATTTTGTAAAGACCTCAACGAACTGATCTCAAAGTTATAG